A genomic window from Nicotiana sylvestris chromosome 11, ASM39365v2, whole genome shotgun sequence includes:
- the LOC104216665 gene encoding probable pyridoxal 5'-phosphate synthase subunit PDX2, translating into MVVGVLALQGSFNEHIAALKRLGVKGVEVRKPEQLQNVSSLIIPGGESTTMAKLAELHNLFPALREFVQLGKPVWGTCAGLIFLANKATGQKTGGQELIGGLDCTVHRNFFGSQIQSFETELPIPQIVAKEGGPPSFRAVFIRAPAILDVGPDVEVLADIPLSAVENINSNNAIQKEEESSESEKKVIVAVKQGNLLATAFHPELTADTRWHSYFLKMVPEIGEGTSAIISTPTTDQSFIERSIIDFPIYQ; encoded by the exons ATGGTTGTGGGGGTTCTTGCTTTACAGGGATCTTTCAACGAACACATCGCAg CTTTGAAAAGATTGGGAGTGAAAGGGGTGGAGGTGAGAAAACCAGAACAGTTGCAGAATGTGAGCTCCCTTATCATTCCTGGTGGTGAGAGTACCACCATGGCCAAATTGGCCGAGCTCCACAATCTG TTCCCTGCTTTGCGCGAGTTCGTTCAATTGGGGAAGCCAGTATGGGGGACATGTGCAGGCCTCATTTTCTTGGCAAATAAAGCAACTG GCCAGAAAACTGGAGGACAGGAACTGATTGGAGGTCTCGATTGTACTGTCCACCGAAACTTTTTTGGGAGCCAG ATTCAGAGCTTTGAGACAGAACTTCCTATTCCTCAAATTGTAGCTAAAGAAGGTGGTCCTCCAAGTTTTCGTGCCGTTTTTATCCGTGCACCTGCAATCCTTGATGTAGGACCAGATGTTGAAGTGCTGGCAGACATTCCTCTCTCAGCCGTTGAAAATATTAATTCCAATAATGCTATTCAGAAGGAAGAG GAGTCTAGCGAGTCAGAAAAGAAAGTAATCGTTGCTGTAAAGCAAGGGAACTTACTGGCTACTGCTTTTCACCCAGAATTAACTGCAGATACTAGATG GCACAGTTATTTTTTGAAGATGGTGCCTGAAATTGGAGAAGGAACTTCTGCTATTATCTCCACGCCCACCACAGATCAAAGCTTCATAGAGCGATCAATAATTGATTTTCCCATATACCAATAG